A genomic window from Oceanobacillus timonensis includes:
- a CDS encoding rRNA methyltransferase has product MWKLVNGKLIQTADKSRVEFRTNVSKSIIDQLNAMAIQYDTYPNYLLESGLQAVLTQGFIQFNKKNRPKDRVQYKTTYDKELLLEVKDFAKEHKLSVNDVLECSVHFIDFNSVKKKSNKHRIEKL; this is encoded by the coding sequence ATGTGGAAACTAGTAAATGGAAAACTTATTCAGACCGCTGATAAATCAAGAGTGGAATTTAGAACAAATGTAAGCAAGTCGATTATTGATCAATTGAACGCAATGGCCATCCAATACGACACATATCCCAATTATTTATTAGAATCAGGCTTACAAGCTGTTTTAACACAAGGGTTTATCCAGTTTAATAAAAAAAATCGTCCAAAAGATCGTGTACAGTATAAAACAACATATGATAAGGAATTATTACTTGAAGTGAAAGATTTTGCAAAAGAACACAAATTAAGTGTCAATGATGTACTTGAATGCAGTGTTCATTTCATTGATTTTAATTCAGTGAAGAAGAAAAGCAATAAACATCGAATTGAAAAGTTGTAA
- a CDS encoding FAD-dependent oxidoreductase, producing MNSKSIWRTDTAFQDFPKLQESKETEVCIVGAGLTGITAAYLLSKKGMKVILLEANQVLSGVTGNTSAKVTAQHGMIYSELIDTFGEEKAKQYYQANRDGMDFIKNEITEHRIDCNYEEQDAFLFTNDDAYLPQLDKEAEAYQTLGIPGELTSEMPLDIPFKQALKMPGQAQFHPLKYLQFMFEEAVKNGTEVYEQTVAMKLEYNRQKTVMTKDEYRVACDYLIAATQFPYIDHQGLYFAKMYAEQSHIVAGKWTGTYPGGIYINAENPIRSIRTATLNNKDTYLLIGGENHRSGEKLDETSCYANLKAFAKEQFEITDFPYQWSAQDFTTLDKMPYIGPITGDDPSILIATGYKKWGMTNGTLAAKIMTDIITKKDEHPYEGLFSPQRFTSKPMLQNLFRFNMEVATEFLKGKLSFPASKEIDTLEIDEAAITTVKGDRVGIYKDMEDQVHVLDTTCTHLGCEVNWNGADRTWDCPCHGSRYHYDGEVMAGPAKKPLRKISLDD from the coding sequence ATGAATTCGAAATCCATTTGGCGGACAGATACCGCATTTCAAGACTTTCCCAAGCTTCAAGAATCGAAGGAAACAGAAGTTTGTATCGTTGGAGCAGGATTAACAGGAATTACTGCTGCTTATCTGCTTTCTAAAAAAGGCATGAAAGTTATCTTATTAGAAGCTAATCAAGTGCTTAGTGGTGTGACTGGAAATACGTCAGCCAAAGTCACTGCGCAGCATGGTATGATATATTCGGAACTGATAGATACTTTTGGAGAAGAAAAAGCAAAACAATATTATCAGGCAAACCGCGACGGCATGGATTTTATAAAAAATGAAATCACAGAACATCGGATTGATTGTAATTATGAGGAACAAGATGCTTTTCTTTTCACCAATGATGATGCCTATTTACCGCAATTAGACAAAGAAGCAGAGGCATACCAAACCTTGGGTATCCCCGGAGAACTCACCTCGGAGATGCCGCTTGATATCCCATTTAAACAAGCATTAAAAATGCCGGGGCAAGCACAATTTCATCCGCTAAAGTATTTACAATTTATGTTTGAGGAAGCTGTCAAAAACGGAACAGAGGTTTATGAGCAAACAGTTGCGATGAAGTTGGAATATAATAGACAAAAAACGGTTATGACAAAGGACGAATATCGTGTTGCATGCGATTACCTGATAGCAGCAACACAATTTCCGTATATAGATCATCAAGGGCTTTATTTTGCCAAAATGTACGCAGAACAATCTCATATAGTGGCTGGAAAATGGACAGGAACATACCCAGGCGGTATATATATCAATGCTGAAAATCCCATCCGTTCTATCCGGACAGCTACGTTAAATAATAAAGACACTTATCTGCTTATTGGCGGCGAAAACCATCGTTCCGGAGAAAAATTAGATGAAACATCATGCTATGCGAATCTAAAGGCATTTGCTAAAGAGCAATTTGAGATAACGGATTTTCCTTATCAATGGTCCGCGCAAGATTTTACCACATTGGATAAAATGCCATACATTGGCCCAATAACAGGAGATGATCCTTCTATCCTTATTGCTACCGGCTATAAAAAATGGGGGATGACAAATGGGACACTAGCTGCCAAAATAATGACGGACATCATCACTAAAAAAGATGAACATCCGTACGAAGGTTTATTCTCTCCGCAACGGTTCACTTCAAAACCGATGTTACAAAATTTATTCCGTTTTAATATGGAAGTTGCAACAGAATTTTTAAAAGGGAAACTGTCTTTTCCTGCTTCTAAAGAAATAGACACATTAGAGATAGACGAAGCAGCTATTACAACAGTAAAAGGGGACCGGGTCGGCATTTATAAAGATATGGAAGATCAGGTACATGTCCTTGATACAACGTGCACGCATCTGGGTTGCGAGGTGAATTGGAACGGCGCAGACAGAACCTGGGACTGTCCCTGCCACGGATCCCGTTATCATTATGATGGGGAGGTAATGGCAGGACCGGCGAAAAAACCTTTGAGAAAAATATCTCTCGATGACTAA
- a CDS encoding sensor histidine kinase: MKIFLTYLNNYKVPIALWILFGLINIFIGYLYQVPFERSLLWLAVCGFIGIAVAGFHFYNYYSRHKNLTFHQKQTHMEIQQLPLPGNLIESDYQDLLEKLSAAHSQLENTKAENEQEILDYFTMWVHQIKIPISALHFILQDEDSEVTEEMKEQLFKIDQYVELILQYVRLGSTSTDYHFQKVDLDAMIRESLKKYASVFIRKRLSVHYDGIDQRIVTDAKWLSFVLEQILSNALKYTNEGAISIYLDENAVVIEDTGIGIRPEDIPRVAERNFTGFTGREHKSASGIGLYLSKQILTKLGHQIKIESEPKKGTKVSIVFDDKQMTTE; the protein is encoded by the coding sequence ATGAAAATCTTTTTAACCTATCTGAACAATTATAAAGTACCGATTGCATTATGGATTTTGTTTGGCTTGATAAACATATTTATTGGTTATTTGTATCAGGTGCCGTTCGAACGCTCTCTTCTTTGGCTGGCAGTATGCGGATTTATTGGAATCGCAGTCGCTGGTTTTCACTTTTATAACTATTACAGCAGACACAAGAATCTGACCTTTCATCAAAAACAAACGCATATGGAGATACAGCAATTGCCGCTGCCGGGGAATTTAATAGAAAGTGACTATCAGGATTTACTGGAAAAATTGAGCGCAGCACATTCTCAGCTGGAAAATACAAAAGCGGAAAACGAGCAGGAAATCTTAGATTATTTCACCATGTGGGTCCATCAAATAAAGATACCAATTTCAGCCCTGCATTTTATTCTTCAAGATGAAGATAGTGAAGTGACGGAAGAAATGAAGGAACAGTTATTCAAAATCGATCAATACGTCGAATTGATATTACAATATGTACGGTTAGGAAGTACTTCGACGGATTATCATTTTCAAAAGGTGGACTTGGATGCGATGATTCGTGAAAGCCTCAAAAAATATGCTTCTGTTTTTATTCGCAAAAGGCTATCTGTTCATTATGACGGGATAGATCAACGCATCGTTACTGATGCCAAATGGCTGAGCTTTGTGCTCGAACAAATTTTATCCAATGCGTTGAAATATACAAACGAAGGTGCTATTTCGATTTACTTGGATGAAAATGCTGTCGTGATAGAGGATACAGGAATCGGTATTCGCCCGGAAGATATTCCGCGTGTAGCTGAAAGAAATTTCACAGGGTTTACAGGACGCGAGCATAAGAGCGCCAGTGGAATTGGACTTTACCTTTCCAAGCAAATCCTGACGAAATTGGGGCATCAAATAAAAATTGAATCGGAACCTAAAAAGGGAACAAAAGTTTCTATCGTGTTTGATGATAAACAAATGACAACAGAATAG
- a CDS encoding type II toxin-antitoxin system PemK/MazF family toxin, with the protein MKPGYIYDLTYSYEDEKGQGKNRPVLILFIQEEDGTVQGLKITGTKREQNRVPIKKSPNSGLTKQSYVQIDCSENFEYDESIKPRGMLDPLEFLEIVEKFNNYQK; encoded by the coding sequence ATGAAACCCGGTTATATATATGATTTAACTTATTCATATGAAGATGAAAAAGGACAGGGAAAGAATCGCCCTGTCTTAATTTTATTTATCCAAGAAGAAGATGGAACAGTACAAGGCTTAAAAATAACTGGTACTAAAAGAGAGCAAAATCGTGTTCCTATTAAAAAAAGTCCTAATTCAGGTCTCACTAAACAATCGTATGTTCAAATCGATTGTTCAGAAAACTTCGAATATGATGAAAGCATTAAACCTAGAGGAATGCTTGATCCATTGGAGTTTCTAGAAATCGTAGAGAAGTTTAATAATTATCAAAAGTAA
- a CDS encoding ABC transporter ATP-binding protein, which yields MTLLQVQHLRKVYTTRFGGNQVEALSDVSFSVDAGDYIAIMGESGSGKTTLLNILAALDKPTRGNVLLNRKNIVQIPEKEISAFRRNNLGFVFQDFNLLDTFSIQDNIFVPLVLSGKKHKEMEQKLMPIAKKLGIEHILTKFPYEVSGGQKQRAAVARALIADPELILADEPTGALDSKSTDELLEHFEQINKEGQTILMVTHSIKAASHAKRVLFIKDGNVFHELYKGDTSNEEMFQKVSHTLAVLAAGEDGNG from the coding sequence ATGACACTTTTACAAGTTCAACATTTAAGAAAGGTCTATACAACCAGGTTTGGAGGAAATCAAGTAGAAGCACTCTCTGATGTCTCTTTCAGCGTGGACGCAGGAGATTATATAGCTATTATGGGGGAATCCGGCTCCGGTAAAACAACGTTATTAAATATTCTGGCGGCATTGGATAAACCAACACGCGGTAATGTATTGTTGAACCGGAAAAATATTGTGCAGATACCTGAAAAAGAAATTTCTGCATTCCGGCGTAATAACCTCGGATTTGTATTTCAGGATTTCAACCTATTGGATACCTTCTCAATTCAGGATAATATCTTTGTTCCGCTGGTTTTATCCGGAAAAAAGCATAAAGAAATGGAACAGAAACTAATGCCGATCGCGAAGAAACTTGGTATCGAGCATATCTTGACTAAATTTCCGTATGAAGTATCAGGCGGCCAAAAGCAAAGAGCGGCAGTTGCCAGAGCATTGATTGCCGATCCGGAATTAATATTGGCAGATGAGCCGACGGGCGCTTTGGATTCCAAATCTACAGATGAATTGCTGGAGCATTTCGAACAAATTAATAAAGAGGGACAAACGATTTTGATGGTAACGCATAGTATTAAGGCAGCAAGTCACGCGAAACGCGTATTGTTTATTAAAGATGGAAATGTATTTCATGAATTATATAAAGGAGATACATCCAATGAAGAAATGTTTCAAAAAGTCTCTCATACACTTGCTGTTTTAGCTGCAGGGGAGGATGGAAATGGGTAA
- a CDS encoding ABC transporter permease, with translation MGNGFYLKMAADSIRKNGKMYFPFIISCISTIMMTYIIQALSTNPGLSEIPGGENLKTILSMGYFVLIIFSTIFLFYMNSFLMKNRKREFGVYNILGMDKKHIMKMLAYETLYIAVCSMVVGFVAGTILNKVCVLLIRQMMGADVALGSEFSSEAVIWTLSFFSIIFLLILLGNISQIRLANPIELLKSGNVGEKEPKTKIFFSILGVLLTGWGYYIVLTLQSPISGMPYAFLAAVLIIAGTYLLFTTGSIAVLKILKNNKNYYYQTNHFIPVSGMLYRMKKNAVGLGNITILSVGVILLLSIAVSLYIVSESDDATYSGNVISEVRLPEDTDETGEEIKAKLSELIDQTASETNNTVTGSSSYTYLNFVTLAAGDGFEVTKDAYSMLANESPINLYMTDQESYNQLTGDNLSLDENEVYVHGTDDEYTNETLSLMDFQFSVNVMEDMEEFSLDSETTSLISDTYYMIVDDIETLRQIEQQQKEILDDYAASTNVSAQIGLEQGVSEEQEIAFGEQLRSNMEKEDMDIVVVDSRTEAANDLQALRSGVLFIVLNLAVLLLLMTVLIIYYKQTSEAYDDKERFSILQKIGLNQSEIKKAIKSQILTVFFLPVVVTGIHILAIFLLIRKLMILVMINQVNLFPISVLIAFLVFLIVYVVIYRITARVYYKIVQ, from the coding sequence ATGGGTAATGGCTTTTATTTAAAAATGGCGGCAGACAGTATACGTAAAAATGGCAAGATGTATTTTCCATTTATCATTTCCTGTATCAGTACGATTATGATGACGTATATCATTCAGGCATTATCGACCAATCCGGGCCTTTCGGAAATTCCGGGCGGAGAGAACTTAAAAACAATTCTTTCTATGGGGTATTTCGTATTAATTATATTTTCAACGATTTTTCTATTTTATATGAACAGCTTTTTGATGAAAAATAGAAAAAGGGAATTTGGTGTATACAATATCTTAGGCATGGATAAAAAGCATATCATGAAAATGCTTGCTTACGAAACCTTATATATTGCTGTATGCAGCATGGTCGTAGGATTTGTTGCAGGCACCATCCTTAATAAAGTTTGTGTATTATTGATTCGCCAAATGATGGGTGCGGATGTAGCTCTTGGGTCTGAGTTTTCTTCCGAAGCGGTTATATGGACACTAAGCTTCTTTAGCATCATTTTTCTATTGATTTTATTGGGGAACATCTCTCAAATTCGATTAGCCAACCCGATAGAGCTTTTAAAAAGCGGAAATGTCGGTGAAAAAGAGCCAAAAACCAAAATCTTCTTTTCGATTCTTGGTGTTTTATTAACTGGGTGGGGTTATTATATTGTGTTAACCCTGCAATCTCCCATTAGTGGTATGCCTTATGCTTTTCTTGCAGCAGTATTGATTATTGCCGGTACGTATCTCTTATTTACCACCGGAAGTATTGCTGTACTCAAAATTTTAAAAAATAATAAAAACTATTACTATCAGACCAACCATTTTATCCCTGTTTCTGGCATGCTTTACCGGATGAAAAAGAATGCAGTAGGTCTTGGGAACATTACCATTTTATCTGTCGGTGTGATTCTTTTACTTTCGATTGCGGTTTCTTTATATATCGTATCTGAGAGTGATGATGCAACCTATTCAGGTAATGTGATTTCAGAGGTAAGATTACCAGAGGATACAGATGAAACAGGGGAAGAAATCAAAGCAAAATTAAGTGAGCTGATTGATCAAACAGCTTCTGAAACCAACAATACCGTTACCGGTTCATCTTCTTATACCTATCTAAATTTTGTAACACTTGCTGCGGGCGATGGCTTCGAAGTTACAAAAGATGCCTATTCCATGTTAGCGAATGAGAGTCCGATCAATTTATATATGACTGATCAGGAAAGCTATAATCAGTTAACTGGAGATAACCTGTCGCTTGATGAAAATGAAGTATATGTCCATGGAACAGATGATGAATATACAAATGAAACCCTTTCGCTGATGGATTTTCAATTTTCCGTCAACGTTATGGAGGATATGGAAGAATTCTCGCTAGACAGCGAAACGACAAGTTTAATTAGTGATACCTATTACATGATCGTTGATGATATAGAAACCCTTCGACAAATAGAGCAGCAGCAAAAAGAAATATTGGATGACTATGCTGCAAGCACAAACGTGTCTGCGCAAATTGGATTGGAGCAGGGAGTAAGTGAGGAGCAGGAAATAGCGTTTGGAGAGCAGCTGCGATCGAATATGGAAAAGGAAGATATGGACATTGTTGTGGTAGATAGCCGAACAGAAGCAGCAAATGACTTGCAAGCCCTAAGGAGCGGTGTTTTGTTCATTGTTTTGAATTTAGCTGTCTTACTATTATTAATGACGGTACTGATTATTTATTATAAACAAACTTCTGAGGCTTATGACGATAAAGAGCGTTTTTCTATCCTGCAAAAAATCGGATTGAATCAATCGGAAATTAAAAAAGCCATTAAATCTCAGATTTTAACCGTCTTTTTTCTCCCTGTCGTCGTAACAGGAATTCATATTTTAGCGATTTTCCTCCTCATAAGGAAATTAATGATTCTGGTCATGATTAATCAGGTGAACTTATTCCCAATCAGTGTGCTGATCGCATTTCTCGTTTTCCTGATTGTTTATGTGGTCATCTACCGAATAACGGCACGCGTTTATTACAAAATTGTTCAATAG
- a CDS encoding acylphosphatase → MKYVSARVQGRVQGVGFRYFTQHTAMSYDIVGWVKNEDDGAVAFEAYGEDDQVDRFLEEIKKGPSRFAKVSEMDVNKLSGEPEYTSFNVRY, encoded by the coding sequence ATGAAGTATGTATCTGCTAGAGTTCAAGGGCGTGTGCAAGGAGTTGGATTTCGCTACTTCACGCAGCATACTGCCATGAGCTATGATATTGTCGGTTGGGTGAAAAATGAAGATGACGGCGCTGTTGCCTTCGAAGCATATGGAGAAGATGACCAAGTTGACCGTTTTCTTGAAGAAATTAAAAAAGGCCCTTCCCGATTTGCAAAAGTAAGTGAGATGGATGTTAATAAGCTTTCCGGAGAACCGGAATATACCTCTTTTAATGTAAGATATTAA
- a CDS encoding response regulator transcription factor: MKIFIVEDDSIISKKIKEHIEKWGYEGAVVQDFQNVLSEVIAFDPQLVLMDISLPFFNGYYWCGEIRKVSKMPIIFISSASDNLNIVRAVEMGADDYITKPFDLEVLMAKIQAILRRTYDFSGTSNLMEHRGLIFNVNNFTISIADKTAELTKNEAKIFQKLLENRGEIIKRDELMMTLWESDSFVDDSALYTNVNRLRKKLDQMGLENFITTKKGEGYIIEG; this comes from the coding sequence TTGAAAATCTTTATCGTAGAAGATGATTCAATCATATCTAAAAAGATAAAAGAACACATAGAAAAATGGGGGTATGAAGGAGCGGTCGTACAAGACTTTCAAAATGTCCTCTCTGAAGTGATTGCTTTTGATCCGCAATTGGTGCTGATGGATATTTCACTCCCTTTTTTTAATGGCTATTACTGGTGTGGGGAAATACGGAAGGTGTCGAAAATGCCCATCATTTTTATTTCCTCCGCTTCGGATAATTTGAATATCGTACGTGCCGTTGAAATGGGGGCAGATGATTATATAACCAAGCCTTTTGATTTGGAAGTGCTGATGGCAAAGATACAGGCGATTCTCCGCCGGACCTATGATTTTAGCGGAACTAGCAATTTAATGGAGCATCGAGGGTTAATTTTTAATGTAAATAATTTCACCATTTCGATTGCAGATAAAACTGCGGAATTAACGAAAAATGAAGCTAAAATCTTTCAAAAGCTTCTGGAAAATAGAGGAGAAATTATCAAACGGGATGAATTGATGATGACTTTGTGGGAATCAGACAGCTTTGTAGATGATAGCGCGCTATATACAAATGTGAATCGCCTGAGAAAGAAATTGGATCAAATGGGCTTAGAGAATTTTATTACCACAAAAAAAGGCGAAGGATATATCATTGAGGGATAA
- a CDS encoding alpha/beta hydrolase: MTFKKLKSTLKITGIIASLLVLTGTLVLLWRTFFTSGYGTYSGQTSFYLLTFPVALFILGGAAFIILLLLIWKKSALFLKMIWAIICISFVGIALLSGFQNQYYAEHIDAETALMDNYTFSFSGTDTYSDLEEDVVYKTVEDEDLLLDVWDTKVNDENRPVIVNIHGGGWSSGDKSEVSSWSRWFNSKGYVVFNVEYSQNGPDMWQKQISDTHAALKWIVEHADEYHLDENRINLIGFSAGGHLALLTGYTELNENSLISRETGSDSTVKINSIINLYGPSDLLQLYDDTNSKEFIQPLLEQLMDGQPKTEEIKHRYRQMSPIQYVNETSAPTISFVGLKDKVVPEEQIEILHKKLDENKVDNQAYYFPFSDHSYDTNWESITTQSTRQKIEEFLNEYN; this comes from the coding sequence ATGACATTTAAAAAATTAAAATCAACATTAAAAATAACAGGCATTATTGCCAGTTTATTAGTACTAACAGGAACGCTTGTTTTGCTTTGGCGTACATTTTTTACTAGTGGATATGGTACCTATTCAGGCCAAACTTCATTTTACTTGCTCACATTTCCTGTAGCATTATTCATTTTAGGCGGGGCAGCTTTCATTATTTTACTCCTTCTTATTTGGAAAAAATCTGCATTATTTTTAAAAATGATTTGGGCAATCATCTGTATTTCCTTTGTAGGAATAGCGCTTCTTTCAGGGTTTCAAAACCAATACTATGCAGAGCATATTGACGCAGAAACAGCATTGATGGATAACTATACATTCTCTTTTTCTGGTACAGATACGTATTCCGATTTAGAAGAAGATGTGGTTTATAAAACTGTGGAAGATGAAGATTTATTACTGGATGTATGGGATACAAAAGTTAATGATGAAAATCGTCCTGTTATCGTAAATATTCATGGCGGGGGATGGAGCAGTGGAGATAAAAGTGAGGTTTCCTCATGGAGCAGGTGGTTTAATTCGAAAGGATATGTGGTATTTAATGTGGAATACAGCCAAAATGGACCAGACATGTGGCAAAAACAAATTTCAGATACACATGCAGCTTTAAAATGGATTGTTGAACATGCAGATGAGTATCATTTAGATGAAAACAGAATTAATTTAATAGGATTTTCTGCAGGAGGGCATCTAGCCTTGTTAACTGGGTATACAGAATTAAATGAAAACAGTCTTATTTCCAGAGAAACGGGTTCCGATTCCACAGTGAAAATAAATTCTATTATTAATCTATATGGGCCATCGGATTTATTACAACTCTATGATGATACGAATAGTAAAGAATTTATTCAGCCACTGCTTGAACAGCTCATGGATGGCCAACCAAAAACAGAAGAAATCAAACATCGTTATCGTCAAATGTCTCCTATTCAGTATGTAAATGAAACTTCTGCACCCACGATTTCATTTGTCGGTTTAAAAGATAAAGTGGTACCTGAAGAGCAAATAGAGATATTGCATAAAAAACTAGATGAAAATAAGGTAGACAATCAAGCTTATTATTTTCCGTTTTCTGACCATAGTTATGACACGAACTGGGAAAGTATAACTACACAATCAACAAGACAAAAAATAGAAGAATTTTTAAATGAATATAACTAG
- the xerS gene encoding tyrosine recombinase XerS has protein sequence MANRSKQQLYNKLQALLKELPWYVEEFINHKERKLSAASLLNYAHDYKIFFNWLITENFYSGELKDLPLELLESLTVQEAERFLAFLQYQLHNKELTINRKLSALKSLFNYLQNIAETRDLQPYLKRNVMAKLEFNDIKESMETTANKMEGKILMGDEYESFRQFIAYDYGELYKDNKKLANFHTLNRERDTAIVSLILGSGLRLSELVNLDLDDIDHSKYTARVIRKGNKEQYVYFSKQAMDDLNEYLQIRSARYHVEKTNKALFIAAAMGPKGTPRRLTARSIEKLIEKYANAFGKPSLSVHKLRHSFATRYHSEINDVPKLRRQLGHSSIQTTMIYTHINNDDLKNAVDKMDMPKVDE, from the coding sequence ATGGCGAACCGTTCAAAACAACAACTATACAACAAACTTCAAGCTTTACTTAAGGAACTACCTTGGTATGTTGAGGAGTTTATCAATCATAAAGAAAGAAAATTATCAGCAGCTTCATTACTCAATTATGCGCACGATTATAAAATCTTTTTTAATTGGCTTATTACGGAGAATTTTTATTCCGGTGAATTGAAAGATCTGCCGCTTGAATTGCTTGAATCACTCACGGTTCAGGAAGCTGAACGATTTTTAGCTTTTCTTCAATACCAATTACATAACAAAGAACTCACGATCAACCGTAAATTATCGGCTTTAAAATCGCTTTTCAATTATCTGCAAAATATTGCTGAGACACGTGATTTACAACCCTATTTAAAGCGTAATGTGATGGCAAAGCTTGAATTTAATGATATAAAAGAAAGTATGGAAACAACGGCAAACAAAATGGAAGGAAAAATTTTAATGGGCGATGAATATGAAAGCTTTCGCCAATTTATTGCCTATGACTATGGCGAGCTTTATAAAGACAATAAAAAGCTTGCAAACTTTCACACCCTAAACCGTGAACGTGATACAGCAATTGTCTCGCTTATTTTAGGGTCTGGATTACGGCTTTCCGAGCTTGTAAACCTGGATTTAGACGATATTGATCACAGCAAGTATACTGCGCGCGTTATTCGCAAAGGAAACAAAGAACAATATGTTTATTTCAGCAAGCAAGCAATGGATGACTTAAACGAATATTTACAAATTAGATCAGCACGCTATCATGTTGAGAAAACGAATAAAGCTTTATTTATAGCTGCAGCAATGGGACCAAAAGGCACGCCAAGACGATTAACTGCACGTTCTATTGAAAAATTAATCGAAAAATACGCCAACGCTTTCGGAAAACCCTCCTTATCCGTTCATAAATTAAGACATTCGTTTGCAACGAGGTATCATAGTGAAATTAACGATGTACCGAAGTTAAGACGGCAACTCGGACACTCATCGATACAAACGACGATGATTTATACGCATATTAACAACGATGATTTAAAGAATGCTGTAGATAAGATGGATATGCCTAAAGTGGATGAATGA
- the cls gene encoding cardiolipin synthase: protein MEISNIITMIASIIIFINLLLALGVLFFEKRDVGYTWAWLLVLFFLPIVGFLIYIFLGRSLKQNNFYGLTAEEQKMLKEEVDTQLKLIDEEKRDDLPWLKNYDDLITMNLRSSHGRLSEDNEIFVFNDGHKKFDALLSDIQAAKQEINVQYYIIQPDHLGKRLRDALIAKAKEGVKVRVLYDEVGSKKLPSKFFEDLKQAGGEVRVFFPSFLKLVNFRINNRNHRKLVIIDGDLSYIGGFNVGDEYLGENKKFGYWRDTHLKIHGNAVNDIQIRFIMDWHQAGKDKKHDDYKDFCFHLEKHHGTSPVQVVSSGPNSETEHLKNMYIKMILSAKESVCIQTPYFIPDTSFMDACKMALLSGVDIRIMIPCKPDHPFVYWATWAYAGDLLKYGAKILLYDNGFLHAKTIVVDKKIASVGTMNIDSRSFRLNFEVSAITYDEKVAEELYSIFEEDCARSSELTTARYNKRSLWIKFKENISRLLSPIL, encoded by the coding sequence ATGGAAATAAGTAATATTATTACAATGATTGCCTCCATCATTATTTTTATTAATTTATTATTAGCATTAGGTGTGTTATTTTTCGAAAAACGAGATGTCGGCTATACATGGGCATGGTTATTGGTCTTGTTTTTCTTACCTATTGTCGGATTCTTGATTTACATCTTCTTAGGACGCAGTTTAAAGCAGAATAATTTCTATGGCTTAACAGCGGAAGAACAGAAAATGCTTAAAGAGGAAGTTGACACGCAATTAAAGCTAATAGATGAAGAAAAACGGGATGACCTTCCCTGGTTAAAAAATTACGATGATCTTATCACCATGAATTTACGTTCCTCCCACGGCAGATTATCGGAGGATAACGAGATTTTTGTATTTAACGATGGTCATAAAAAGTTTGATGCGCTCCTGAGTGATATCCAGGCTGCGAAACAAGAAATTAATGTTCAATATTATATTATTCAGCCTGATCATCTCGGAAAGAGACTAAGAGATGCACTAATAGCAAAAGCAAAAGAGGGCGTGAAGGTTCGTGTTTTATATGATGAAGTCGGATCAAAAAAATTGCCATCCAAATTCTTTGAGGATTTAAAGCAGGCCGGTGGGGAAGTCCGTGTTTTCTTTCCGTCGTTCTTAAAGCTTGTGAATTTCCGAATTAATAACCGTAATCACAGAAAACTTGTCATTATTGATGGTGATTTATCCTATATTGGTGGTTTTAATGTTGGCGATGAATACCTTGGGGAGAATAAAAAATTCGGCTACTGGCGAGATACACATTTAAAAATACATGGTAATGCTGTGAATGATATTCAGATAAGGTTTATCATGGACTGGCATCAAGCCGGAAAAGACAAAAAGCATGATGATTATAAAGATTTTTGTTTTCATTTAGAAAAACATCATGGCACCAGCCCTGTGCAAGTGGTTTCCAGCGGTCCAAACTCAGAGACCGAGCATTTAAAGAATATGTATATTAAAATGATACTCTCTGCAAAGGAAAGTGTCTGTATCCAAACCCCTTATTTTATACCGGATACCAGCTTCATGGATGCTTGTAAAATGGCACTTTTGTCCGGAGTGGATATACGGATTATGATTCCTTGTAAGCCGGATCATCCATTTGTATATTGGGCGACATGGGCGTATGCCGGTGACCTGTTAAAGTATGGAGCAAAAATATTACTTTATGATAACGGCTTTTTGCATGCTAAAACAATCGTCGTAGACAAAAAAATAGCATCTGTTGGAACGATGAACATTGATTCTCGGAGCTTTCGTTTAAATTTTGAAGTAAGTGCCATTACTTATGATGAAAAGGTTGCTGAAGAATTATACAGCATATTTGAAGAAGATTGTGCACGAAGTTCTGAATTAACAACTGCGCGTTATAACAAACGATCTTTATGGATTAAATTCAAAGAAAATATCTCCCGTTTACTTTCGCCAATACTATAA